In Cloacibacillus sp., the genomic stretch GGCTCGTCTTTCTTCTTATCGCTGTAATCACGGCGGGGTTATGGTTTTATAACAGTTTTTTAAAAGACCGGCTCACCGAGCAAAACAAGCAGTACCTGCTTGAAATTTCCGCGAAAAATGCGGCCGCCATTGAAACTTTAGTAAATGAAGAAATCGACACTATAAAAGCCGTCGTCAACATAATCCAAAACGATCCTGATTTCAGCGTCGCCAATACGATGCATACGCTCAAACTCGAAGCAGAAAGAAAGACGTTTAAGCGGCTCGGCATTGTGGAACCCGACGGCAATACCATCACCACTGACGCCGTAACGATGAATTTGCTTGACAGAGATTATTATAAGAAAGCGCTGAAAGGAGAGAGCAATGTCTCCGACCGTCTTGTTGATAAAATAGGCGGAGGGCTCATCAATGTTCTTGCCGTGCCTCTTTATGTCTCAAACGATATAAAAGGCGTCGTCATTGCGACCATTGACAATAAAAAATTCTCCGACCTGCTGCGCGTTGATATATTTTCCGGCGAGGGCTTTGCCTATGTAATAAAAACGGACGGAAAGCCGGTAATTTACCCGCAGCATAAAAACGGTCTATCCGAATTTGACGATCTTTTTCAAGCAATGCTTGCCGGCGGCGTCAGCGAACAAGATGTTTTGCGAATAAAAAAAGATATGTCCGAGGGCAAGAGCGGCATGGTCGAGTACCGCCGTGACGGGGTAGCGAGAATTGCGGCATACTGCGCCTCTTCGGTCAACGATTGGTATGTCTTCTCCGTTGTGCCGAAGGCTGTAGCGCTGCATACGACAGATTCTATCCTGTTTGCCTCTTTTATCCTGACGTTGCTGATAGCAGTGTCGTCTTTAGGTTTTTTGATGTTTAGTATGAATACACAAAAGAAACATGTGGACGTCATCGAAAGGATCGCGTTTGTCGACGAGCTTACCGGCGCCTCTACGCTCGCAAAGTTCAAAATGGACGTTCAGCGAAGTTTGGAGGAGCACCCAGATACCTCATATATTATGAGTAAGCTGGATATTGCCGGCTTCAAGCTGATCAACGACCAATTTGGCTTTGAAACCGGGGATATGGTCATCAAAAACCTTGCTTCCGCTATACAATCCCTCAAAAAATACGATGATGAAACCTTTGCTAGAGTAAATGCGGATGAGTTCGTTATCTTTTGCCGTTTCTTTTCTATGGAGGCGCATGAGGCCCGGCGCAGGCAATGTGTCGAGCATTTCAGCCGTCTCACCGAAAATTTCGAGTTCAGCATAAAACTTCCCACAGGGAGATATTTAATAACCTCCTTCAACGATGTCAAGGACGACAGCGTTTCGGTATTTGAAAAGGTCAACTTTGCACATAGAAAGGCAAAGGAGAGTTCCGCCGAAAACATCGTAGTTTATAACGATGAGATAAAAACGAGCATTTTCAAAGAAAAAGAGATAGAAAGCAAAATGGAGGCGGCGCTCAAGAACCATGAATTTAAGCTCTATTTACAGCCTAAATATCGTTTGAGCGACGAAACTATAAGCGGAGCGGAAGCCCTTTCGCGCTGGAAACCTTCTTCGACCGCCCTAATTTATCCCTGTACGTTCATACCGGTTTTTGAGAAAAATGGTTTTATCACGAAGCTTGATATGTACATGCTTGAGCAAACCTGCATACAAATCAAGACCTGGCTCGAAAAAGGTATAAAGCCGCCCGTCGTTTCGGTCAATTTCTCTCGTTTGCATCTGCGCAATGAGCGTTTTGTAGATGAATTGTGCGAGATATGCGACAGACACCATGTCGCTCACACTTTTATAGAGGTTGAGATCACCGAAAGCACGATGATGGAAAATGAGGAGCTCTTATACGGCGTGCTTGACCGCCTGCACGAAAAAGGCTTTACAGTTTCGATGG encodes the following:
- a CDS encoding GGDEF domain-containing protein, which encodes MKTYSKRQLNIRLVFLLIAVITAGLWFYNSFLKDRLTEQNKQYLLEISAKNAAAIETLVNEEIDTIKAVVNIIQNDPDFSVANTMHTLKLEAERKTFKRLGIVEPDGNTITTDAVTMNLLDRDYYKKALKGESNVSDRLVDKIGGGLINVLAVPLYVSNDIKGVVIATIDNKKFSDLLRVDIFSGEGFAYVIKTDGKPVIYPQHKNGLSEFDDLFQAMLAGGVSEQDVLRIKKDMSEGKSGMVEYRRDGVARIAAYCASSVNDWYVFSVVPKAVALHTTDSILFASFILTLLIAVSSLGFLMFSMNTQKKHVDVIERIAFVDELTGASTLAKFKMDVQRSLEEHPDTSYIMSKLDIAGFKLINDQFGFETGDMVIKNLASAIQSLKKYDDETFARVNADEFVIFCRFFSMEAHEARRRQCVEHFSRLTENFEFSIKLPTGRYLITSFNDVKDDSVSVFEKVNFAHRKAKESSAENIVVYNDEIKTSIFKEKEIESKMEAALKNHEFKLYLQPKYRLSDETISGAEALSRWKPSSTALIYPCTFIPVFEKNGFITKLDMYMLEQTCIQIKTWLEKGIKPPVVSVNFSRLHLRNERFVDELCEICDRHHVAHTFIEVEITESTMMENEELLYGVLDRLHEKGFTVSMDDFGTGYSSLGLLRNIPIDVIKIDRSFFLPAHDNKRAKAVLLNVLNLARDLKIYTVAEGVEEKAHIDMLRELGCDMVQGYYYAMPVPAEDLYK